Proteins encoded together in one Lathyrus oleraceus cultivar Zhongwan6 chromosome 5, CAAS_Psat_ZW6_1.0, whole genome shotgun sequence window:
- the LOC127086004 gene encoding uncharacterized protein LOC127086004 isoform X8 — translation MTHENVLSLLPFIMLLLINGQGSFARYIKLQQENVQEIQADQPYLDGWLKNPLKSQKHIANSNQIYLDGWLKDTRAEKTKSSENSDQVYLDGWLKDSRAKKAKDTSESNQVYLDGWLKDNRAEKAKSTGDTNQVYLDGWLKDIRAEKEKSTPNSNQVYLDGWLKDTRAENAKSTSESNQVYLDGWLKNTRVEKTKPASDSNQVYLDGWLKNIKVEKEKSMPNSNQVYLDGWLKDTRAEKTKSTSDSKQVYLDGWLKDTRAEKEKSTSDSNQVYLDGWLKNTRAKQTKTMSDSNQVYLDGWLKNIRNERTKSTPDSNQVYLDGWLKDTRVEKTKSTSDPKQVYLDGWLKDTRAEKEKSSSDSNQVYLDGWLKDIRNERTKSTPDSNQVYLDGWLKDTRAEKTKSTSDPKQVYLDGWLKDTRAEKAKSSSDSNQVYLDGWLKDIRAKSTPDSKQVYLDGWLKNTRN, via the exons ATGACACACGAAAATGTTTTGTCTCTCCTCCCTTTTATCATGCTCTTGTTGATC AATGGACAAGGAAGCTTTGCCCGATATATCAAACTTCAGCAAGAGAATGTACAAGAAATACAAGCTGATCAACCTTACCTTGATGGTTGGCTCAAAAATCCATTGAAGAGTCAAAAACACATTGCTAACTCTAACCAAATTTAtcttgatggatggttgaaagatacaCGAGCAGAGAAAACCAAATCCTCCGAGAACTCCGATCAAGTTTAtcttgatggatggttgaaagatTCCAGAGCAAAGAAAGCAAAAGACAC CTCTGAATCCAACCAAGTTtaccttgatggatggttgaaagataATCGAGCTGAGAAAGCAAAATCTACCGGTGACACAAACCAAGTTTAtcttgatggatggttgaaagataTCAGAGCTGAGAAAGAAAAGTCAACACCTAACTCTAACCAAGTTtaccttgatggatggttgaaagataccAGAGCAGAGAACGCAAAATCCACCTCTGAATCCAACCAAGTTtaccttgatggatggttgaaaaATACCCGAGTTGAGAAAACAAAACCTGCAAGTGACTCCAACCAAGTTTAtcttgatggatggttgaaaaATATCAAGGTCGAGAAAGAAAAGTCCATGCCTAACTCCAATCAAGTTtaccttgatggatggttgaaagataccCGAGCAGAGAAAACAAAATCCACCTCTGACTCCAAACAAGTTTACCTTGATGGATGGTTAAAAGATACCCGAGCTGAGAAAGAAAAATCTACCTCTGACTCCAATCAAGTTtaccttgatggatggttgaaaaATACTCGAGCGAAGCAAACAAAAACCATGTCTGACTCCAACCAAGTTtaccttgatggatggttgaaaaATATTCGAAATGAGAGAACAAAATCTACCCCTGACTCCAACCAAGTATACCTTGATGGGTGGTTGAAAGATACCCGAGTAGAGAAAACAAAATCCACCTCTGATCCCAAACAAGTTTATCTTGATGGTTGGTTGAAAGACACTCGAGCTGAAAAAGAAAAATCCTCCTCTGATTCCAACCAAGTTtaccttgatggatggttgaaagataTTCGAAACGAGAGAACAAAATCTACCCCTGACTCCAACCAAGTAtaccttgatggatggttgaaagatacTCGAGCAGAGAAAACAAAATCCACCTCTGATCCCAAACAAGTTTATCTTGATGGTTGGTTGAAAGACACTCGAGCTGAAAAAGCAAAATCCTCCTCTGATTCCAACCAAGTTtaccttgatggatggttgaaagataTTAGAGCAAAATCCACCCCTGACTCCAAACAAGTTTACCTTGATGGATGGTTAAAAAATACCCGAAACTAG
- the LOC127086004 gene encoding uncharacterized protein LOC127086004 isoform X5 yields MTQKDVLSLLPFIMFLLINGQGSFARYIKLQQENVQEIQADQPYLDGWLKNPLKSQKHIANSNQVYLDGWLKDTRAEKTKSSQNSDQVYLDGWLKDSRAKKAKDTSESNQVYLDGWLKDNRAEKAKSTGDTNQVYLDGWLKDIRAEKEKSTPNSNQVYLDGWLKDTRAENAKSTSESNQVYLDGWLKNTRVEKTKPASDSNQVYLDGWLKNIKVEKEKSMPNSNQVYLDGWLKDTRAEKTKSTSDSKQVYLDGWLKDTRAEKEKSTSDSNQVYLDGWLKNTRAKQTKTMSDSNQVYLDGWLKNIRNERTKSTPDSNQVYLDGWLKDTRVEKTKSTSDPKQVYLDGWLKDTRAEKEKSSSDSNQVYLDGWLKDIRNERTKSTPDSNQVYLDGWLKDTRAEKTKSTSDPKQVYLDGWLKDTRAEKAKSSSDSNQVYLDGWLKDIRAKSTPDSKQVYLDGWLKNTRN; encoded by the coding sequence AATGGACAAGGAAGCTTTGCCCGATATATCAAACTTCAGCAAGAGAATGTACAAGAAATACAAGCTGATCAACCTTACCTTGATGGTTGGCTCAAAAATCCATTGAAGAGTCAAAAACACATTGCTAACTCTAACCAAGTTTAtcttgatggatggttgaaagatacaCGAGCAGAGAAAACCAAATCCTCCCAGAACTCTGATCAAGTTTATCTTGATGGATGGCTGAAAGATTCCAGAGCAAAGAAAGCAAAAGACACCTCTGAATCCAACCAAGTTtaccttgatggatggttgaaagataATCGAGCTGAGAAAGCAAAATCTACCGGTGACACAAACCAAGTTTAtcttgatggatggttgaaagataTCAGAGCTGAGAAAGAAAAGTCAACACCTAACTCTAACCAAGTTtaccttgatggatggttgaaagataccAGAGCAGAGAACGCAAAATCCACCTCTGAATCCAACCAAGTTtaccttgatggatggttgaaaaATACCCGAGTTGAGAAAACAAAACCTGCAAGTGACTCCAACCAAGTTTAtcttgatggatggttgaaaaATATCAAGGTCGAGAAAGAAAAGTCCATGCCTAACTCCAATCAAGTTtaccttgatggatggttgaaagataccCGAGCAGAGAAAACAAAATCCACCTCTGACTCCAAACAAGTTTACCTTGATGGATGGTTAAAAGATACCCGAGCTGAGAAAGAAAAATCTACCTCTGACTCCAATCAAGTTtaccttgatggatggttgaaaaATACTCGAGCGAAGCAAACAAAAACCATGTCTGACTCCAACCAAGTTtaccttgatggatggttgaaaaATATTCGAAATGAGAGAACAAAATCTACCCCTGACTCCAACCAAGTATACCTTGATGGGTGGTTGAAAGATACCCGAGTAGAGAAAACAAAATCCACCTCTGATCCCAAACAAGTTTATCTTGATGGTTGGTTGAAAGACACTCGAGCTGAAAAAGAAAAATCCTCCTCTGATTCCAACCAAGTTtaccttgatggatggttgaaagataTTCGAAACGAGAGAACAAAATCTACCCCTGACTCCAACCAAGTAtaccttgatggatggttgaaagatacTCGAGCAGAGAAAACAAAATCCACCTCTGATCCCAAACAAGTTTATCTTGATGGTTGGTTGAAAGACACTCGAGCTGAAAAAGCAAAATCCTCCTCTGATTCCAACCAAGTTtaccttgatggatggttgaaagataTTAGAGCAAAATCCACCCCTGACTCCAAACAAGTTTACCTTGATGGATGGTTAAAAAATACCCGAAACTAG
- the LOC127086004 gene encoding uncharacterized protein LOC127086004 isoform X15, whose product MTHKDVLSLLPFIMLLLINGQGSFARYIKLQQENVQEIQADQPYLDGWLKNPLKSQKHIANSNQVYLDGWLKDTRAEKTKSSQNSDQVYLDGWLKDSRAKKAKDTSESNQVYLDGWLKDNRAEKAKSTGDTNQVYLDGWLKDIRAEKEKSTPNSNQVYLDGWLKDTRAENAKSTSESNQVYLDGWLKNTRVEKTKPASDSNQVYLDGWLKNIKVEKEKSMPNSNQVYLDGWLKDTRAEKTKSTSDSKQVYLDGWLKDTRAEKEKSTSDSNQVYLDGWLKNTRAKQTKTMSDSNQVYLDGWLKDIRNERTKSTPDSNQVYLDGWLKDTRAEKTKSTSDPKQVYLDGWLKDTRAEKAKSSSDSNQVYLDGWLKDIRAKSTPDSKQVYLDGWLKNTRN is encoded by the exons ATGACACACAAAGATGTTTTGTCTCTCCTCCCTTTTATCATGCTATTGTTGATC AATGGACAAGGAAGCTTTGCCCGATATATCAAACTTCAGCAAGAGAATGTACAAGAAATACAAGCTGATCAACCTTACCTTGATGGTTGGCTCAAAAATCCATTGAAGAGTCAAAAACACATTGCTAACTCTAACCAAGTTTAtcttgatggatggttgaaagatacaCGAGCAGAGAAAACCAAATCCTCCCAGAACTCTGATCAAGTTTATCTTGATGGATGGCTGAAAGATTCCAGAGCAAAGAAAGCAAAAGACACCTCTGAATCCAACCAAGTTtaccttgatggatggttgaaagataATCGAGCTGAGAAAGCAAAATCTACCGGTGACACAAACCAAGTTTAtcttgatggatggttgaaagataTCAGAGCTGAGAAAGAAAAGTCAACACCTAACTCTAACCAAGTTtaccttgatggatggttgaaagataccAGAGCAGAGAACGCAAAATCCACCTCTGAATCCAACCAAGTTtaccttgatggatggttgaaaaATACCCGAGTTGAGAAAACAAAACCTGCAAGTGACTCCAACCAAGTTTAtcttgatggatggttgaaaaATATCAAGGTCGAGAAAGAAAAGTCCATGCCTAACTCCAATCAAGTTtaccttgatggatggttgaaagataccCGAGCAGAGAAAACAAAATCCACCTCTGACTCCAAACAAGTTTACCTTGATGGATGGTTAAAAGATACCCGAGCTGAGAAAGAAAAATCTACCTCTGACTCCAATCAAGTTtaccttgatggatggttgaaaaATACTCGAGCGAAGCAAACAAAAACCATGTCTGACTCCAACCAAGTTtac cttgatggatggttgaaagataTTCGAAACGAGAGAACAAAATCTACCCCTGACTCCAACCAAGTAtaccttgatggatggttgaaagatacTCGAGCAGAGAAAACAAAATCCACCTCTGATCCCAAACAAGTTTATCTTGATGGTTGGTTGAAAGACACTCGAGCTGAAAAAGCAAAATCCTCCTCTGATTCCAACCAAGTTtaccttgatggatggttgaaagataTTAGAGCAAAATCCACCCCTGACTCCAAACAAGTTTACCTTGATGGATGGTTAAAAAATACCCGAAACTAG
- the LOC127086004 gene encoding uncharacterized protein LOC127086004 isoform X9, producing MTQKDVLSLLPFIMFLLINGQGSFARYIKLQQENVQEIQADQPYLDGWLKNPLKSQKHIANSNQIYLDGWLKDTRAEKTKSSENSDQVYLDGWLKDSRAKKAKDTSESNQVYLDGWLKDNRAEKAKSTGDTNQVYLDGWLKDIRAEKEKSTPNSNQVYLDGWLKDTRAENAKSTSESNQVYLDGWLKNTRVEKTKPASDSNQVYLDGWLKNIKVEKEKSMPNSNQVYLDGWLKDTRAEKTKSTSDSKQVYLDGWLKDTRAEKEKSTSDSNQVYLDGWLKNTRAKQTKTMSDSNQVYLDGWLKNIRNERTKSTPDSNQVYLDGWLKDTRVEKTKSTSDPKQVYLDGWLKDTRAEKEKSSSDSNQVYLDGWLKDIRNERTKSTPDSNQVYLDGWLKDTRAEKTKSTSDPKQVYLDGWLKDTRAEKAKSSSDSNQVYLDGWLKDIRAKSTPDSKQVYLDGWLKNTRN from the exons AATGGACAAGGAAGCTTTGCCCGATATATCAAACTTCAGCAAGAGAATGTACAAGAAATACAAGCTGATCAACCTTACCTTGATGGTTGGCTCAAAAATCCATTGAAGAGTCAAAAACACATTGCTAACTCTAACCAAATTTAtcttgatggatggttgaaagatacaCGAGCAGAGAAAACCAAATCCTCCGAGAACTCCGATCAAGTTTAtcttgatggatggttgaaagatTCCAGAGCAAAGAAAGCAAAAGACAC CTCTGAATCCAACCAAGTTtaccttgatggatggttgaaagataATCGAGCTGAGAAAGCAAAATCTACCGGTGACACAAACCAAGTTTAtcttgatggatggttgaaagataTCAGAGCTGAGAAAGAAAAGTCAACACCTAACTCTAACCAAGTTtaccttgatggatggttgaaagataccAGAGCAGAGAACGCAAAATCCACCTCTGAATCCAACCAAGTTtaccttgatggatggttgaaaaATACCCGAGTTGAGAAAACAAAACCTGCAAGTGACTCCAACCAAGTTTAtcttgatggatggttgaaaaATATCAAGGTCGAGAAAGAAAAGTCCATGCCTAACTCCAATCAAGTTtaccttgatggatggttgaaagataccCGAGCAGAGAAAACAAAATCCACCTCTGACTCCAAACAAGTTTACCTTGATGGATGGTTAAAAGATACCCGAGCTGAGAAAGAAAAATCTACCTCTGACTCCAATCAAGTTtaccttgatggatggttgaaaaATACTCGAGCGAAGCAAACAAAAACCATGTCTGACTCCAACCAAGTTtaccttgatggatggttgaaaaATATTCGAAATGAGAGAACAAAATCTACCCCTGACTCCAACCAAGTATACCTTGATGGGTGGTTGAAAGATACCCGAGTAGAGAAAACAAAATCCACCTCTGATCCCAAACAAGTTTATCTTGATGGTTGGTTGAAAGACACTCGAGCTGAAAAAGAAAAATCCTCCTCTGATTCCAACCAAGTTtaccttgatggatggttgaaagataTTCGAAACGAGAGAACAAAATCTACCCCTGACTCCAACCAAGTAtaccttgatggatggttgaaagatacTCGAGCAGAGAAAACAAAATCCACCTCTGATCCCAAACAAGTTTATCTTGATGGTTGGTTGAAAGACACTCGAGCTGAAAAAGCAAAATCCTCCTCTGATTCCAACCAAGTTtaccttgatggatggttgaaagataTTAGAGCAAAATCCACCCCTGACTCCAAACAAGTTTACCTTGATGGATGGTTAAAAAATACCCGAAACTAG
- the LOC127086004 gene encoding uncharacterized protein LOC127086004 isoform X12 gives MTHKDVLSLLPFIMLLLINGQGSFARYIKLQQENVQEIQADQPYLDGWLKNPLKSQKHIANSNQVYLDGWLKDTRAEKTKSSQNSDQVYLDGWLKDSRAKKAKDTSESNQVYLDGWLKDNRAEKAKSTGDTNQVYLDGWLKDIRAEKEKSTPNSNQVYLDGWLKDTRAENAKSTSESNQVYLDGWLKNTRVEKTKPASDSNQVYLDGWLKNIKVEKEKSMPNSNQVYLDGWLKDTRAEKTKSTSDSKQVYLDGWLKDTRAEKEKSTSDSNQVYLDGWLKNTRAKQTKTMSDSNQVYLDGWLKNIRNERTKSTPDSNQVYLDGWLKDIRNERTKSTPDSNQVYLDGWLKDTRAEKTKSTSDPKQVYLDGWLKDTRAEKAKSSSDSNQVYLDGWLKDIRAKSTPDSKQVYLDGWLKNTRN, from the exons ATGACACACAAAGATGTTTTGTCTCTCCTCCCTTTTATCATGCTATTGTTGATC AATGGACAAGGAAGCTTTGCCCGATATATCAAACTTCAGCAAGAGAATGTACAAGAAATACAAGCTGATCAACCTTACCTTGATGGTTGGCTCAAAAATCCATTGAAGAGTCAAAAACACATTGCTAACTCTAACCAAGTTTAtcttgatggatggttgaaagatacaCGAGCAGAGAAAACCAAATCCTCCCAGAACTCTGATCAAGTTTATCTTGATGGATGGCTGAAAGATTCCAGAGCAAAGAAAGCAAAAGACACCTCTGAATCCAACCAAGTTtaccttgatggatggttgaaagataATCGAGCTGAGAAAGCAAAATCTACCGGTGACACAAACCAAGTTTAtcttgatggatggttgaaagataTCAGAGCTGAGAAAGAAAAGTCAACACCTAACTCTAACCAAGTTtaccttgatggatggttgaaagataccAGAGCAGAGAACGCAAAATCCACCTCTGAATCCAACCAAGTTtaccttgatggatggttgaaaaATACCCGAGTTGAGAAAACAAAACCTGCAAGTGACTCCAACCAAGTTTAtcttgatggatggttgaaaaATATCAAGGTCGAGAAAGAAAAGTCCATGCCTAACTCCAATCAAGTTtaccttgatggatggttgaaagataccCGAGCAGAGAAAACAAAATCCACCTCTGACTCCAAACAAGTTTACCTTGATGGATGGTTAAAAGATACCCGAGCTGAGAAAGAAAAATCTACCTCTGACTCCAATCAAGTTtaccttgatggatggttgaaaaATACTCGAGCGAAGCAAACAAAAACCATGTCTGACTCCAACCAAGTTtaccttgatggatggttgaaaaATATTCGAAATGAGAGAACAAAATCTACCCCTGACTCCAACCAAGTATAC cttgatggatggttgaaagataTTCGAAACGAGAGAACAAAATCTACCCCTGACTCCAACCAAGTAtaccttgatggatggttgaaagatacTCGAGCAGAGAAAACAAAATCCACCTCTGATCCCAAACAAGTTTATCTTGATGGTTGGTTGAAAGACACTCGAGCTGAAAAAGCAAAATCCTCCTCTGATTCCAACCAAGTTtaccttgatggatggttgaaagataTTAGAGCAAAATCCACCCCTGACTCCAAACAAGTTTACCTTGATGGATGGTTAAAAAATACCCGAAACTAG
- the LOC127086004 gene encoding uncharacterized protein LOC127086004 isoform X4, whose protein sequence is MTHENVLSLLPFIMLLLINGQGSFARYIKLQQENVQEIQADQPYLDGWLKNPLKSQKHIANSNQVYLDGWLKDTRAEKTKSSQNSDQVYLDGWLKDSRAKKAKDTSESNQVYLDGWLKDNRAEKAKSTGDTNQVYLDGWLKDIRAEKEKSTPNSNQVYLDGWLKDTRAENAKSTSESNQVYLDGWLKNTRVEKTKPASDSNQVYLDGWLKNIKVEKEKSMPNSNQVYLDGWLKDTRAEKTKSTSDSKQVYLDGWLKDTRAEKEKSTSDSNQVYLDGWLKNTRAKQTKTMSDSNQVYLDGWLKNIRNERTKSTPDSNQVYLDGWLKDTRVEKTKSTSDPKQVYLDGWLKDTRAEKEKSSSDSNQVYLDGWLKDIRNERTKSTPDSNQVYLDGWLKDTRAEKTKSTSDPKQVYLDGWLKDTRAEKAKSSSDSNQVYLDGWLKDIRAKSTPDSKQVYLDGWLKNTRN, encoded by the exons ATGACACACGAAAATGTTTTGTCTCTCCTCCCTTTTATCATGCTCTTGTTGATC AATGGACAAGGAAGCTTTGCCCGATATATCAAACTTCAGCAAGAGAATGTACAAGAAATACAAGCTGATCAACCTTACCTTGATGGTTGGCTCAAAAATCCATTGAAGAGTCAAAAACACATTGCTAACTCTAACCAAGTTTAtcttgatggatggttgaaagatacaCGAGCAGAGAAAACCAAATCCTCCCAGAACTCTGATCAAGTTTATCTTGATGGATGGCTGAAAGATTCCAGAGCAAAGAAAGCAAAAGACACCTCTGAATCCAACCAAGTTtaccttgatggatggttgaaagataATCGAGCTGAGAAAGCAAAATCTACCGGTGACACAAACCAAGTTTAtcttgatggatggttgaaagataTCAGAGCTGAGAAAGAAAAGTCAACACCTAACTCTAACCAAGTTtaccttgatggatggttgaaagataccAGAGCAGAGAACGCAAAATCCACCTCTGAATCCAACCAAGTTtaccttgatggatggttgaaaaATACCCGAGTTGAGAAAACAAAACCTGCAAGTGACTCCAACCAAGTTTAtcttgatggatggttgaaaaATATCAAGGTCGAGAAAGAAAAGTCCATGCCTAACTCCAATCAAGTTtaccttgatggatggttgaaagataccCGAGCAGAGAAAACAAAATCCACCTCTGACTCCAAACAAGTTTACCTTGATGGATGGTTAAAAGATACCCGAGCTGAGAAAGAAAAATCTACCTCTGACTCCAATCAAGTTtaccttgatggatggttgaaaaATACTCGAGCGAAGCAAACAAAAACCATGTCTGACTCCAACCAAGTTtaccttgatggatggttgaaaaATATTCGAAATGAGAGAACAAAATCTACCCCTGACTCCAACCAAGTATACCTTGATGGGTGGTTGAAAGATACCCGAGTAGAGAAAACAAAATCCACCTCTGATCCCAAACAAGTTTATCTTGATGGTTGGTTGAAAGACACTCGAGCTGAAAAAGAAAAATCCTCCTCTGATTCCAACCAAGTTtaccttgatggatggttgaaagataTTCGAAACGAGAGAACAAAATCTACCCCTGACTCCAACCAAGTAtaccttgatggatggttgaaagatacTCGAGCAGAGAAAACAAAATCCACCTCTGATCCCAAACAAGTTTATCTTGATGGTTGGTTGAAAGACACTCGAGCTGAAAAAGCAAAATCCTCCTCTGATTCCAACCAAGTTtaccttgatggatggttgaaagataTTAGAGCAAAATCCACCCCTGACTCCAAACAAGTTTACCTTGATGGATGGTTAAAAAATACCCGAAACTAG
- the LOC127086004 gene encoding uncharacterized protein LOC127086004 isoform X3 — MTHKDVLSLLPFIMLLLINGQGSFARYIKLQQENVQEIQADQPYLDGWLKNPLKSQKHIANSNQVYLDGWLKDTRAEKTKSSQNSDQVYLDGWLKDSRAKKAKDTSESNQVYLDGWLKDNRAEKAKSTGDTNQVYLDGWLKDIRAEKEKSTPNSNQVYLDGWLKDTRAENAKSTSESNQVYLDGWLKNTRVEKTKPASDSNQVYLDGWLKNIKVEKEKSMPNSNQVYLDGWLKDTRAEKTKSTSDSKQVYLDGWLKDTRAEKEKSTSDSNQVYLDGWLKNTRAKQTKTMSDSNQVYLDGWLKNIRNERTKSTPDSNQVYLDGWLKDTRVEKTKSTSDPKQVYLDGWLKDTRAEKEKSSSDSNQVYLDGWLKDIRNERTKSTPDSNQVYLDGWLKDTRAEKTKSTSDPKQVYLDGWLKDTRAEKAKSSSDSNQVYLDGWLKDIRAKSTPDSKQVYLDGWLKNTRN; from the exons ATGACACACAAAGATGTTTTGTCTCTCCTCCCTTTTATCATGCTATTGTTGATC AATGGACAAGGAAGCTTTGCCCGATATATCAAACTTCAGCAAGAGAATGTACAAGAAATACAAGCTGATCAACCTTACCTTGATGGTTGGCTCAAAAATCCATTGAAGAGTCAAAAACACATTGCTAACTCTAACCAAGTTTAtcttgatggatggttgaaagatacaCGAGCAGAGAAAACCAAATCCTCCCAGAACTCTGATCAAGTTTATCTTGATGGATGGCTGAAAGATTCCAGAGCAAAGAAAGCAAAAGACACCTCTGAATCCAACCAAGTTtaccttgatggatggttgaaagataATCGAGCTGAGAAAGCAAAATCTACCGGTGACACAAACCAAGTTTAtcttgatggatggttgaaagataTCAGAGCTGAGAAAGAAAAGTCAACACCTAACTCTAACCAAGTTtaccttgatggatggttgaaagataccAGAGCAGAGAACGCAAAATCCACCTCTGAATCCAACCAAGTTtaccttgatggatggttgaaaaATACCCGAGTTGAGAAAACAAAACCTGCAAGTGACTCCAACCAAGTTTAtcttgatggatggttgaaaaATATCAAGGTCGAGAAAGAAAAGTCCATGCCTAACTCCAATCAAGTTtaccttgatggatggttgaaagataccCGAGCAGAGAAAACAAAATCCACCTCTGACTCCAAACAAGTTTACCTTGATGGATGGTTAAAAGATACCCGAGCTGAGAAAGAAAAATCTACCTCTGACTCCAATCAAGTTtaccttgatggatggttgaaaaATACTCGAGCGAAGCAAACAAAAACCATGTCTGACTCCAACCAAGTTtaccttgatggatggttgaaaaATATTCGAAATGAGAGAACAAAATCTACCCCTGACTCCAACCAAGTATACCTTGATGGGTGGTTGAAAGATACCCGAGTAGAGAAAACAAAATCCACCTCTGATCCCAAACAAGTTTATCTTGATGGTTGGTTGAAAGACACTCGAGCTGAAAAAGAAAAATCCTCCTCTGATTCCAACCAAGTTtaccttgatggatggttgaaagataTTCGAAACGAGAGAACAAAATCTACCCCTGACTCCAACCAAGTAtaccttgatggatggttgaaagatacTCGAGCAGAGAAAACAAAATCCACCTCTGATCCCAAACAAGTTTATCTTGATGGTTGGTTGAAAGACACTCGAGCTGAAAAAGCAAAATCCTCCTCTGATTCCAACCAAGTTtaccttgatggatggttgaaagataTTAGAGCAAAATCCACCCCTGACTCCAAACAAGTTTACCTTGATGGATGGTTAAAAAATACCCGAAACTAG